From the genome of Amycolatopsis sp. NBC_01488, one region includes:
- a CDS encoding MAB_1171c family putative transporter: MIETLAYHLCVVGFAGFGYKLIEARRGQPVRTMWFLAGFGICIASGILVLTPAMAALAGPGPVTEWVLSLAGDELKLGAIGFAVAFTQSVWRGESARLTPHALFTGATMVLLAVCFTLSEPRRVGDETVFSDAGLPFALADKLVFLVYSLICLALLIAVFARSAWHAEPGPLRTGLWLLVVGVGAAFAWTFWDVDDVRQLAQTARIGAREDLPSSVLAATTIGFVTAGATLSAWSPAMASVLGRVRAYRAYRRIEPLWTALRAAVPGIVLDPGRELTGGAEFALYRRVIEIRDGHLALRAHFDPDLPARAETAARRAGVPEADVAPTVEAVTLAAAIEAGREGRRFEPGEVTSDPLPDADVAKEAAWLVRVSRAWQRAAVVERVRSGAELTTGSEPR; this comes from the coding sequence GTGATCGAGACCCTGGCCTACCACCTGTGCGTGGTCGGGTTCGCCGGGTTCGGGTACAAGCTCATCGAGGCGCGCCGCGGCCAGCCGGTGCGCACCATGTGGTTCCTCGCCGGGTTCGGGATCTGCATCGCCTCCGGCATCCTCGTGCTGACGCCCGCGATGGCCGCCCTCGCCGGGCCGGGCCCGGTGACCGAATGGGTACTGAGCCTCGCCGGGGACGAGCTGAAGCTGGGCGCGATCGGCTTCGCCGTCGCGTTCACGCAGTCGGTGTGGCGCGGCGAAAGCGCCCGGCTCACCCCGCACGCGCTGTTCACCGGCGCGACGATGGTGCTGCTCGCGGTGTGCTTCACGCTCTCCGAGCCGCGGCGCGTCGGCGACGAAACGGTCTTCTCGGACGCCGGCCTGCCGTTCGCGCTGGCCGACAAGCTCGTCTTCCTGGTCTACAGCCTGATCTGCCTCGCCCTGCTGATCGCGGTGTTCGCCCGCAGCGCGTGGCACGCGGAGCCGGGCCCGCTGCGCACCGGGCTGTGGCTGCTGGTGGTCGGCGTGGGCGCGGCGTTCGCGTGGACGTTCTGGGACGTCGACGACGTCCGCCAACTCGCCCAGACAGCACGCATCGGCGCCCGCGAAGACCTGCCGTCGTCGGTGCTCGCCGCGACGACGATCGGCTTCGTGACGGCGGGCGCGACGCTCAGCGCGTGGTCGCCGGCGATGGCGTCGGTGCTCGGCCGGGTACGGGCGTACCGCGCGTACCGCCGCATCGAGCCGCTGTGGACGGCGTTGCGCGCGGCGGTGCCGGGCATCGTGCTCGACCCGGGCCGCGAGCTGACGGGCGGCGCCGAGTTCGCGCTGTACCGCAGGGTGATCGAGATCCGCGACGGCCACCTGGCCCTGCGCGCCCACTTCGACCCGGACCTCCCGGCCCGCGCGGAGACGGCGGCCCGCCGAGCCGGAGTCCCGGAAGCGGACGTCGCCCCGACGGTGGAAGCGGTGACCCTGGCCGCGGCGATCGAGGCGGGCCGCGAGGGACGCCGCTTCGAGCCCGGCGAGGTGACGTCGGACCCGCTCCCGGACGCCGACGTCGCCAAGGAGGCGGCGTGGCTGGTCCGGGTGAGCCGGGCCTGGCAGCGCGCCGCGGTGGTGGAGCGGGTCCGGTCAGGCGCCGAACTCACGACGGGTAGCGAGCCCCGGTGA
- the mutM gene encoding bifunctional DNA-formamidopyrimidine glycosylase/DNA-(apurinic or apyrimidinic site) lyase: MPELPEVEVVRVGLQAHVAGRTIREAEVLHPRAIRRHALGAEDFTQRLAGTRVEAARRRGKYLWLELSDKEALLAHLGMSGQMLVQPEGAPDEKHLRVRLRFDDDGPELRFVDQRTFGGLALDDLNEVLLPDTIAHIARDPMDPAFDLDAAVRALRSRRTEVKRALLDQTLVSGIGNIYADEALWRARLHGARPTEKLTLAKGRELLSAASDVMNAALGAGGTSFDALYVNINGQSGYFDRSLDAYGQEGLPCHRCGTAIRREPFMNRSSFSCPRCQPRPRANSR, encoded by the coding sequence ATGCCCGAACTCCCCGAGGTCGAAGTCGTCCGCGTCGGCCTGCAGGCGCACGTCGCGGGCCGGACCATCCGCGAGGCGGAGGTCCTGCACCCGCGCGCCATCCGCCGGCACGCGCTGGGCGCGGAGGACTTCACGCAGCGGCTGGCCGGCACGCGCGTCGAGGCGGCGCGGCGCCGCGGCAAGTACCTCTGGCTGGAGCTGTCCGACAAGGAGGCGCTGCTGGCCCACCTGGGGATGAGCGGGCAGATGCTCGTCCAGCCCGAGGGCGCGCCGGACGAGAAGCACCTTCGGGTGCGGCTGCGCTTCGACGACGACGGGCCGGAGCTGCGGTTCGTCGACCAGCGGACGTTCGGCGGCCTCGCGCTCGACGACCTCAACGAGGTGCTGCTCCCGGACACGATCGCGCACATCGCCCGCGACCCGATGGACCCGGCGTTCGACCTCGACGCGGCGGTGCGCGCGCTGCGGTCGCGGCGCACCGAGGTCAAGCGGGCGCTGCTGGACCAGACGCTGGTTTCGGGCATCGGCAACATCTACGCGGACGAAGCGTTGTGGCGCGCCCGCCTGCATGGGGCGCGGCCGACCGAAAAGCTGACGTTGGCGAAGGGCCGCGAGCTGCTGTCGGCGGCGTCGGACGTGATGAACGCGGCGCTGGGGGCGGGCGGCACGTCGTTCGACGCGCTGTACGTGAACATCAACGGGCAGTCGGGGTACTTCGACCGGTCGCTCGACGCGTACGGGCAGGAAGGGCTGCCGTGCCACCGGTGCGGCACGGCGATCCGGCGGGAGCCGTTCATGAACCGGTCGTCGTTCTCCTGTCCCCGGTGTCAACCACGGCCACGGGCGAACTCGCGTTGA
- the rnc gene encoding ribonuclease III, whose protein sequence is MGGKTPGGPPADPAPLLEALGVTLDPELLRLSLTHRSYAYENGGLPPNERLEFLGDAVLGMVVTDHLYTTHPDLPEGQLAKLRASVVNMHALARVARGLGEGGLGAHLLLGKGEELTGGRDKASILADGLEAVIGAVYLEHGIEIARKLVHHLFDGLLAEAPLRGAGLDWKTSLQELTASAGLGVPEYRVEDTGPDHRKEFTATVLVAGRPLGNGTGSTKKEAEQKAAETAWRSLSAELEAVKKDDSES, encoded by the coding sequence ATGGGGGGCAAGACGCCCGGGGGACCACCAGCCGATCCGGCGCCGTTGCTCGAAGCGCTCGGGGTCACACTCGACCCCGAGCTGCTCCGGCTGTCGCTGACCCACCGTTCGTACGCGTACGAAAACGGGGGCCTGCCGCCGAACGAGCGGCTGGAGTTCCTCGGTGACGCCGTGCTCGGCATGGTCGTCACCGATCACCTCTACACCACGCACCCCGACCTGCCCGAAGGTCAGCTCGCGAAGCTCCGCGCCAGCGTCGTCAACATGCACGCGCTGGCGCGGGTCGCCCGCGGGCTCGGCGAGGGCGGGCTCGGGGCGCACCTGCTGCTGGGCAAGGGCGAAGAGCTCACCGGCGGCCGGGACAAGGCGAGCATCCTCGCCGACGGCCTCGAAGCCGTCATCGGTGCCGTCTACCTCGAGCACGGCATCGAGATCGCCCGCAAGCTGGTGCACCACCTCTTCGACGGGCTGCTCGCCGAAGCGCCGCTGCGCGGTGCCGGGCTCGACTGGAAGACCAGCCTGCAGGAGCTGACCGCGTCGGCCGGCCTCGGCGTGCCCGAGTACCGGGTCGAGGACACCGGGCCGGACCACCGCAAGGAGTTCACGGCCACCGTCCTCGTCGCGGGCCGCCCGCTGGGCAACGGCACCGGGTCGACGAAGAAGGAAGCCGAGCAGAAGGCCGCCGAGACGGCCTGGCGTTCGCTGTCCGCCGAACTCGAAGCCGTGAAGAAGGACGACTCGGAGTCCTGA
- a CDS encoding DivIVA domain-containing protein has protein sequence MYRVFEALDELVTIVEEARGVPMTSSCVVPRGDVLELLDDVRDALPAEVDDAQDVLDKRDDLIHAARKEAGETVAGANAEAERAIADATDEAERILADARARAEQMLADAHDQADRTVAAGQAEYQNLTDRSRAESERMIQAGRDAYDRAIEDGRAEQGRLVAQTEVVQAAHAESARIVDEAHAEADRQRADCDAYVDGKLAEFSELLATTLRTVDSGRNHLRSPANLPSSGGRPTLYDYQV, from the coding sequence GTGTACCGGGTTTTCGAGGCGCTCGACGAGCTCGTCACCATCGTCGAGGAGGCGCGCGGCGTCCCGATGACGTCCAGCTGCGTGGTGCCCCGCGGCGACGTGCTCGAGCTCCTGGACGACGTCCGCGACGCGCTGCCGGCGGAGGTCGACGACGCGCAGGACGTGCTGGACAAGCGCGACGACCTGATCCACGCCGCCCGCAAGGAGGCGGGGGAGACGGTCGCCGGCGCGAACGCCGAGGCCGAGCGCGCGATCGCCGACGCGACCGACGAGGCCGAGCGCATCCTGGCCGACGCGCGCGCCCGCGCCGAGCAGATGCTCGCCGACGCGCACGACCAGGCCGACCGCACGGTCGCGGCCGGGCAGGCCGAGTACCAGAACCTCACCGACCGGTCCCGCGCCGAGTCCGAGCGCATGATCCAGGCCGGCCGCGACGCGTACGACCGCGCCATCGAGGACGGCCGCGCCGAGCAGGGCCGCCTGGTCGCCCAGACCGAGGTCGTCCAGGCGGCGCACGCGGAGTCGGCCAGGATCGTCGACGAGGCCCACGCGGAGGCCGACCGCCAGCGCGCGGACTGCGACGCGTACGTCGACGGGAAGCTGGCGGAGTTCTCGGAGCTCCTGGCGACGACGCTGCGGACGGTGGACTCGGGGCGCAACCACCTGCGGTCGCCGGCGAACCTCCCGAGCTCGGGCGGCCGGCCGACGCTGTACGACTACCAGGTGTGA
- a CDS encoding DUF1700 domain-containing protein has protein sequence MSEKPTAVRVYLARVRTALADLPASEIEEILEDVRPHLAELEAELGESARVEALIERLGTPESYAAELRASGGYPPQAEGATQVLATTANPSLAKPRIALWGLVLCAVALALFAFGSAVTLKPDVLLGAALFLPVFLVSLLLLLRGGIEPVLALPEVAWLRQALAKGRKQEDSGKALSYLASLKPAWWIVCAVVLVAFGLLLMLRSRSAVLLLPFLLVAGGAAVWAGPRLRGDRRLLWVAVPISAFVIGGILGGFGAAVDLISTRNSYPTPARTYFPTSDQYGNAELSYGSHEIENVYAFDADGKPLTEVYLYDEEGRPLTLTRYGCERSSGTKEKIGADNRFPRPKIEQGVTDDQGNYNGYNGYRSACRENAGVPFSAAIPKVTVPPTTTAPTSSSAPATPTPTK, from the coding sequence ATGAGCGAGAAGCCGACCGCCGTGCGGGTGTATCTGGCGCGGGTCCGCACCGCGCTCGCCGACCTGCCCGCGAGCGAGATCGAAGAAATCCTCGAGGACGTCCGCCCGCACCTGGCGGAGCTCGAGGCCGAGCTGGGCGAGAGCGCCCGCGTCGAGGCGCTGATCGAGCGGCTCGGCACGCCCGAGAGCTACGCCGCCGAGCTGCGCGCGTCCGGCGGGTACCCGCCGCAGGCCGAAGGTGCGACGCAGGTGCTCGCCACCACCGCGAACCCGAGCCTCGCGAAGCCGCGGATCGCGTTGTGGGGCCTGGTGCTCTGCGCGGTGGCGCTCGCGCTGTTCGCGTTCGGCTCCGCCGTCACCCTCAAGCCGGACGTGCTCCTGGGCGCCGCGCTCTTCCTGCCGGTGTTCCTGGTCAGCCTTCTCTTGCTGCTGCGCGGCGGCATCGAGCCGGTGCTGGCGCTGCCGGAGGTGGCGTGGCTGCGGCAGGCGCTGGCCAAGGGGCGCAAGCAGGAGGACTCCGGCAAGGCGCTGAGCTACCTCGCTTCGCTGAAGCCGGCGTGGTGGATCGTGTGCGCCGTCGTACTCGTCGCCTTCGGGTTGCTGCTCATGCTGCGTTCGCGCAGCGCGGTGCTGCTGCTGCCGTTCCTGCTCGTCGCGGGCGGCGCGGCGGTGTGGGCGGGCCCGCGGCTGCGTGGCGACCGGCGGCTCCTGTGGGTTGCGGTGCCGATCTCGGCGTTCGTCATCGGCGGCATCCTGGGCGGGTTCGGTGCCGCGGTCGACCTGATCTCGACCCGGAACTCCTACCCGACCCCGGCCCGGACGTACTTCCCGACGTCCGACCAGTACGGCAACGCTGAGCTGAGCTACGGCAGTCACGAGATCGAGAACGTCTACGCGTTCGACGCCGACGGCAAGCCGCTGACCGAGGTCTACCTCTACGACGAAGAGGGCAGGCCGCTCACACTGACCCGCTACGGCTGCGAGCGGTCGAGCGGCACGAAGGAGAAGATCGGCGCGGACAACCGGTTCCCGCGGCCGAAGATCGAGCAGGGCGTCACCGACGACCAGGGCAACTACAACGGCTACAACGGGTACCGCTCGGCCTGCCGCGAGAACGCGGGCGTGCCGTTCAGCGCGGCGATCCCGAAGGTCACGGTGCCGCCGACGACCACCGCGCCGACGTCTTCGTCCGCACCGGCCACGCCGACGCCGACGAAGTAA
- a CDS encoding helix-turn-helix domain-containing protein has protein sequence MVKEPGKSTLAEKIDRLFHVVRRPDREPYSNEEVAKACREATGESFSTTYLWQLRTGRRDNPTKRHLEALAQFFGVPPAYFFDDEQSTKIAEELALLGALRDAGVRDLALRAVTLSADGLDTISDMVDAIARREAGRGGPKKEA, from the coding sequence GTGGTCAAGGAGCCCGGAAAGTCGACGCTGGCCGAGAAGATCGACCGGCTGTTCCACGTGGTCCGCAGGCCCGATCGGGAGCCGTACAGCAACGAAGAGGTCGCGAAGGCCTGCCGCGAGGCAACGGGCGAGAGCTTCTCGACGACGTACCTGTGGCAGCTGCGCACGGGCCGCCGCGACAACCCGACGAAGCGTCACCTCGAGGCACTGGCCCAGTTCTTCGGAGTCCCGCCGGCATACTTCTTCGACGACGAGCAGAGCACGAAGATCGCCGAGGAGCTGGCCCTGCTGGGAGCCCTGCGCGACGCGGGAGTCCGCGACCTAGCCCTGCGAGCGGTGACGCTGTCGGCAGACGGCTTGGACACGATCAGCGACATGGTCGACGCGATCGCCCGAAGGGAGGCCGGCCGCGGCGGACCGAAGAAGGAGGCCTGA
- a CDS encoding YceD family protein, whose protein sequence is MSENKTPQLDDRSPWVLDTRELGRHAGLSRALTRSVPVETPLGVPDVITIEAGSALELDVLLESVVEGVLVSGTAKAIAKGTCARCLDPLTEEVEVEVQELFAYPGSATEETTDEDEIPRLIDDRIDLEPIVRDAIVLALPLAPLCTEDCAGLCIDCGVKWADLEPGHGHEKIDPRWAALVERFDENAGEQPAPGPAEQA, encoded by the coding sequence ATGTCCGAGAACAAGACCCCCCAGCTCGACGACCGCAGCCCCTGGGTGCTCGACACCCGTGAGCTCGGCCGTCACGCCGGCCTCAGCCGCGCCCTCACGCGCAGCGTGCCGGTGGAGACGCCGCTCGGCGTCCCCGACGTCATCACCATCGAGGCCGGCTCCGCGCTGGAACTCGACGTGCTGCTCGAGTCCGTCGTCGAAGGCGTGCTGGTCAGCGGCACCGCGAAGGCGATCGCGAAGGGCACCTGCGCCCGCTGCCTCGACCCGCTGACCGAGGAGGTCGAGGTGGAGGTCCAGGAGCTGTTCGCCTACCCGGGCTCGGCCACCGAGGAGACCACCGACGAGGACGAGATCCCCCGGCTGATCGACGACCGCATCGACCTGGAGCCCATCGTGCGCGACGCCATCGTGCTGGCGCTGCCGCTGGCGCCGCTGTGCACCGAAGACTGCGCCGGGCTCTGCATCGACTGCGGCGTCAAGTGGGCCGATCTCGAGCCCGGACACGGGCATGAGAAGATAGACCCTCGGTGGGCCGCACTGGTCGAGCGCTTCGACGAGAATGCGGGCGAGCAGCCTGCGCCGGGTCCCGCCGAGCAAGCCTGA
- a CDS encoding general stress protein, whose translation MTTAFTQQNAIGQQQARPQLPTLPTGWPIGSYESYEQAQRAVDHLAGAEFPVTDVTIVGVEPMLVERIAGKMSWGKVLGSAATSGAMFGVFLGLVLSLLNPGAGLVPIVIGLVAGLGFNLLFGALGYAANRNKRGFISQSQLVARRYDVLSQPRNAEKGRALLADLAARSAFLH comes from the coding sequence ATGACCACAGCATTCACGCAGCAGAACGCGATCGGACAGCAGCAGGCGCGGCCCCAGCTGCCCACCCTGCCCACCGGCTGGCCGATCGGTTCCTACGAGTCCTACGAGCAGGCGCAGCGCGCGGTCGACCACCTCGCGGGCGCGGAGTTCCCGGTCACCGACGTCACGATCGTGGGTGTCGAGCCGATGCTCGTCGAGCGGATCGCGGGCAAGATGTCCTGGGGCAAGGTCCTCGGCAGTGCCGCCACGTCCGGCGCGATGTTCGGTGTCTTCCTCGGCCTGGTGCTGAGCCTGCTGAACCCGGGCGCGGGCCTGGTCCCGATCGTGATCGGCCTGGTCGCCGGTCTCGGGTTCAACCTGCTGTTCGGCGCGCTCGGCTACGCGGCGAACCGCAACAAGCGCGGCTTCATCTCCCAGAGCCAGCTGGTGGCGCGCCGCTACGACGTGCTGTCCCAGCCTCGCAACGCCGAGAAGGGCCGCGCCCTGCTGGCGGACCTCGCGGCGCGCAGCGCCTTCCTGCACTGA
- a CDS encoding PadR family transcriptional regulator: MEISQLLKGVLDLAVLAVLREEDGYGYDVLRRLRAAGLDEVGDASVYGTLRRLYKAGLLTSYVVPSEEGPHRKYYSLNELGRLRLAESGKTWQSFASTMNVLLGEAA; the protein is encoded by the coding sequence GTGGAGATCAGTCAGCTGCTCAAAGGGGTGCTCGATCTGGCCGTGCTCGCGGTGCTCCGCGAGGAAGACGGCTACGGGTACGACGTCCTGCGAAGACTCCGGGCCGCCGGCCTGGACGAGGTGGGGGACGCGTCGGTGTACGGGACGTTGCGCAGGCTCTACAAGGCCGGCCTGCTGACCTCGTACGTGGTGCCCAGCGAAGAGGGCCCGCACCGCAAGTACTACAGCCTGAACGAGCTGGGCCGGCTCCGCCTGGCGGAGTCGGGCAAGACCTGGCAGAGCTTCGCATCGACGATGAACGTGCTTTTGGGAGAGGCAGCATGA
- a CDS encoding glutamine synthetase family protein produces the protein MLTLDELRARVDAGTIDTVLVAITDMQGRLQGKRCSAEYFLDEVVGHATEACNYLLAVDVDMNTVDGYALSSWESGYGDFVLRPDLETLREIPWHEGTALVLADVERVEGGPVPMSPRQILRRQLERLAERGLAAYVGTELEFIVFDDSYEAAWDKRYHGLKPANQYNVDYSMLGTARLEPLLRRIRNEMAGAGLYPESAKGECNPGQQEIAFRYTDALSTCDNHSVYKNGAKEIAAQEGKSLTFMAKYNEREGNSCHIHISLRSTEGRAVLSGDHDHGFSTLMEQFLAGQLAALHELTYFLAPNVNSYKRFVPGSFAPTAIAWGTDNRTCALRVVGHGESLRVENRVPGGDVNPYLAVAALIAAGLHGIENELELEEPFTGNAYHSDRRTVPTTLPEAAAALAGSELAREAFGEDVVEHYLNAAKIEVDAYNAAVTDWELVRGFERL, from the coding sequence ATGCTCACGCTCGACGAGCTCCGGGCGCGGGTGGACGCGGGCACGATCGACACCGTGCTCGTCGCGATCACGGACATGCAGGGCAGGCTCCAGGGCAAGCGCTGCTCGGCGGAGTACTTCCTGGACGAGGTCGTCGGCCACGCCACCGAGGCGTGCAACTACCTCCTCGCGGTGGACGTCGACATGAACACCGTCGACGGCTACGCGCTCTCCTCCTGGGAGAGCGGCTACGGCGACTTCGTGCTGCGGCCCGACCTCGAAACCCTGCGCGAGATCCCGTGGCACGAGGGCACCGCGCTGGTCCTGGCCGACGTCGAGCGCGTCGAGGGCGGCCCGGTGCCGATGTCGCCGCGGCAGATCCTGCGCCGTCAGCTCGAGCGGCTCGCCGAGCGCGGGCTCGCCGCCTACGTCGGGACCGAGCTGGAGTTCATCGTCTTCGACGACAGCTACGAAGCCGCGTGGGACAAGCGCTACCACGGCCTCAAGCCCGCCAACCAGTACAACGTCGACTACTCGATGCTCGGCACCGCGCGCCTCGAGCCGCTGCTGCGCCGCATCCGCAACGAGATGGCCGGCGCCGGGCTCTACCCCGAGTCCGCCAAGGGCGAGTGCAACCCCGGCCAGCAGGAGATCGCCTTCCGCTACACCGACGCGCTCAGCACGTGCGACAACCACAGCGTCTACAAGAACGGCGCCAAGGAGATCGCCGCGCAGGAGGGCAAGAGCCTCACCTTCATGGCGAAGTACAACGAGCGCGAGGGCAACTCCTGCCACATCCACATCAGCCTGCGCTCCACCGAAGGCCGCGCGGTGCTTTCGGGCGACCACGACCACGGCTTCTCGACGCTGATGGAGCAGTTCCTCGCCGGCCAGCTGGCCGCGCTGCACGAATTGACGTACTTCCTCGCGCCGAACGTCAACTCCTACAAGCGGTTCGTGCCCGGCAGCTTCGCGCCGACCGCGATCGCGTGGGGCACCGACAACCGCACGTGCGCGCTGCGCGTCGTCGGGCACGGCGAGTCGCTGCGCGTCGAAAACCGCGTGCCGGGCGGGGACGTCAACCCGTACCTGGCCGTCGCCGCGCTGATCGCCGCCGGGCTGCACGGCATCGAGAACGAGCTGGAGCTGGAAGAGCCCTTCACCGGCAACGCCTACCACTCCGATCGACGCACCGTCCCGACCACGCTGCCCGAAGCCGCCGCCGCGCTCGCGGGGAGCGAGCTGGCGCGCGAAGCGTTCGGCGAAGACGTCGTCGAGCACTACCTGAACGCGGCGAAGATCGAGGTGGACGCCTACAACGCCGCCGTCACCGACTGGGAGCTGGTCCGTGGCTTCGAGCGACTCTGA
- a CDS encoding alpha/beta fold hydrolase: protein MAGRGPALLFLHGIGDDSATWLELLASLSADHTVIAPDLLGHGASAKPRADYSVAAYACGMRDLLTTLDVDRVTVVGHSLGGGVAMQFAYQFPERCERLVLVGSGGVGASVHPLLRLAAAPGAGLALPLLGTRPVLTVLRGFAELLRVSEGLGLGPDLDYVLTRYVRLLEPSTRAAFLRSLRSVVDWRGQVVNMLDRCYLTEGIPTLLVWGTDDRVVPSGHALRAHRAMPGSRLVLFEGAGHFPHRSDPRRFLEILREFLAETPPAEYDRARWGELLREGRAAQLPDPGALPDVPTVSSGT from the coding sequence ATGGCCGGGCGCGGGCCGGCCCTGCTGTTCCTGCACGGCATCGGCGACGACTCGGCGACGTGGCTGGAGCTGCTGGCCTCGCTCTCGGCCGACCACACGGTGATCGCGCCCGACCTGCTCGGCCACGGCGCTTCGGCCAAGCCGCGCGCGGACTACTCCGTCGCCGCCTACGCCTGCGGCATGCGCGACCTGCTGACGACGCTCGACGTCGACCGGGTCACCGTGGTCGGGCACTCGCTCGGTGGCGGCGTCGCGATGCAGTTCGCCTACCAGTTCCCGGAACGCTGTGAACGGCTGGTGCTGGTCGGCTCGGGCGGCGTCGGGGCGAGCGTGCACCCGCTGCTGCGGCTGGCCGCCGCGCCGGGCGCGGGACTGGCGTTGCCGCTGCTGGGCACGCGGCCGGTGCTGACGGTGCTGCGCGGGTTCGCCGAGCTGCTGCGCGTGTCGGAAGGGCTGGGGCTGGGGCCGGACCTCGACTACGTGCTGACCCGCTACGTCCGGCTGCTCGAGCCGAGCACGCGCGCGGCGTTCCTGCGCTCGTTGCGGTCGGTCGTCGACTGGCGCGGCCAGGTCGTCAACATGCTGGACCGCTGCTACCTGACCGAGGGGATCCCGACGCTGCTGGTGTGGGGGACCGACGACCGCGTCGTGCCGAGCGGCCACGCGCTGCGCGCGCACCGGGCGATGCCGGGCAGCAGGCTGGTGCTGTTCGAGGGCGCCGGCCACTTCCCGCACCGATCGGACCCGCGCCGATTCCTGGAGATCCTGCGGGAGTTCCTGGCGGAGACGCCGCCGGCCGAGTACGACCGGGCGCGCTGGGGTGAGCTGCTGCGCGAGGGCCGGGCAGCGCAGCTGCCGGACCCGGGGGCGCTCCCGGACGTGCCGACGGTGTCGTCGGGGACCTGA
- the rpmF gene encoding 50S ribosomal protein L32, with protein MAVPKRKMSRSNTRSRRSQWKAAPVQLVPCSNRACKQPKLQHVACPSCGQHNGRQVVEPA; from the coding sequence GTGGCCGTCCCGAAGCGGAAGATGTCGCGATCCAACACGCGCTCCCGCCGCAGCCAGTGGAAGGCGGCTCCGGTGCAGCTGGTGCCCTGCTCCAACCGCGCCTGCAAGCAGCCGAAGCTCCAGCACGTCGCGTGCCCGTCGTGCGGCCAGCACAACGGCCGCCAGGTCGTCGAGCCCGCCTGA
- a CDS encoding SMP-30/gluconolactonase/LRE family protein, whose product MDLVKTEFEKLDDRFARVNGDEWMQRLHTGCRWTEGPAYFPAGRYLVFSDIPNDRTLRWDETTGQVGVFRQPSSYANGHTVDRAGRLVSCEQGHRRVTRTEHDGTITVLASEFEGKRFNSPNDVVEHSDGSIWFTDPSYGIDSDYEGYRAESEIGACHVYRVSPSGEVRIVADDFSRPNGLAFSADESLLYIVDTRQQPSHIRVFAVGDEGALTGGSVFATCDNGVFDGVRVDSEGQVWAAAHDGLHCFAADGTRIGKLKVPEVCSNFTFGGARGNDLFITASSSLYTLRVTVTGARYPS is encoded by the coding sequence ATGGATCTGGTGAAGACCGAGTTCGAGAAGCTGGATGACCGCTTCGCGCGCGTCAACGGCGACGAATGGATGCAGCGCCTGCACACCGGCTGCCGCTGGACCGAGGGGCCTGCCTACTTCCCGGCCGGGCGCTACCTGGTGTTCAGCGACATTCCCAACGACCGCACGCTGCGCTGGGACGAGACGACCGGCCAGGTCGGCGTGTTCCGGCAGCCTTCTTCGTACGCGAACGGGCACACGGTCGACCGCGCCGGCCGGCTGGTCAGCTGCGAGCAGGGCCACCGCCGGGTGACGCGCACCGAGCACGACGGGACGATCACCGTGCTGGCGTCGGAGTTCGAGGGGAAGAGGTTCAACAGCCCGAACGACGTCGTCGAGCACTCGGACGGGTCAATCTGGTTCACCGACCCGAGTTACGGCATCGACAGCGACTACGAGGGGTACCGGGCGGAGAGCGAGATCGGCGCTTGTCACGTGTACCGCGTCTCGCCGTCGGGTGAGGTGCGGATCGTCGCCGACGACTTCTCCCGGCCGAACGGGCTGGCGTTCTCGGCCGACGAGTCGCTGCTGTACATAGTGGACACCCGGCAGCAGCCCAGCCACATCCGGGTGTTCGCGGTCGGCGACGAGGGAGCGCTGACCGGCGGCTCGGTGTTCGCGACGTGCGACAACGGCGTGTTCGACGGCGTCCGGGTGGACAGCGAAGGCCAGGTCTGGGCGGCGGCCCACGACGGCTTGCACTGCTTCGCGGCGGACGGGACGCGGATCGGCAAGCTCAAGGTGCCGGAGGTCTGCTCGAACTTCACGTTCGGCGGCGCGCGGGGGAACGACCTGTTCATCACGGCTTCGAGTTCGCTGTACACGCTGAGGGTGACGGTCACCGGGGCTCGCTACCCGTCGTGA